The following coding sequences lie in one Rutidosis leptorrhynchoides isolate AG116_Rl617_1_P2 chromosome 4, CSIRO_AGI_Rlap_v1, whole genome shotgun sequence genomic window:
- the LOC139840511 gene encoding probable carbohydrate esterase At4g34215 has translation MFPVNISYIFLLISFTTTVANAAAGKSIFLLAGQSNMSGRGGVVNDTWDNYIPPESSPNLSILRLSADLNWQLATEPLHRDIDTNKVCGIGPGMAFASSLLEKDSSIGVVGLVPCAVGGTNMSEWAPGGELYERLIKRAKGALEGGGTIRGLLWYQGESDTVNREDAESYKSKLQSFVLHLRADLLLPVLPVVQVALASGEGEYIEIVREAQLGMDLVNLRTIDAKGLELEPDGLHLTTASQVTVGKMLANAFLQSQPSSITSHASIMPPNLVTNLLPCILGFVHYSFLLYL, from the exons ATGTTCCCTGTAAATATTTCCTACATTTTTCTACTCATTTCCTTCACCACAACAGTAGCCAATGCCGCAGCCGGCAAGAGCATTTTCCTGTTGGCCGGGCAGAGCAACATGTCGGGCAGAGGTGGCGTTGTTAACGACACATGGGACAATTACATCCCACCCGAATCTTCTCCAAATCTTTCAATCCTTCGTCTTAGCGCTGACCTTAATTGGCAGTTAGCCACTGAGCCTCTTCATCGAGACATTGATACAAATAAAGTATGTGGTATCGGGCCTGGAATGGCGTTTGCGAGTTCTTTGTTGGAAAAAGATTCGAGCATTGGGGTTGTGGGTTTGGTTCCTTGTGCAGTTGGAGGGACTAATATGAGTGAGTGGGCCCCTGGTGGGGAACTTTATGAACGGTTGATTAAACGAGCAAAAGGTGCGTTGGAGGGTGGAGGGACGATTCGTGGGTTGTTGTGGTATCAAGGGGAGAGTGACACAGTGAATCGAGAAGATGCAGAGTCGTACAAGAGTAAACTGCAGAGTTTCGTGCTACATTTACGGGCTGATCTTCTGTTGCCTGTGCTACCCGTTGTTCAG GTGGCATTGGCATCTGGAGAAGGAGAGTACATTGAGATAGTGAGAGAAGCCCAATTGGGAATGGACTTAGTGAACTTAAGGACAATTGATGCAAAGGGTTTGGAGTTGGAACCAGATGGGTTGCATTTGACTACCGCATCTCAAGTAACAGTGGGGAAGATGTTAGCCAATGCCTTCCTTCAAAGCCAACCTTCTTCTATAACCAGTCATGCATCAATAATGCCTCCAAACCTTGTGACAAATTTGTTGCCTTGTATTTTAGGTTTTGTACACTATTCATTTTTACTTTATTTGTGA